One stretch of Molothrus ater isolate BHLD 08-10-18 breed brown headed cowbird unplaced genomic scaffold, BPBGC_Mater_1.1 matUn_MA125, whole genome shotgun sequence DNA includes these proteins:
- the SCYL1 gene encoding N-terminal kinase-like protein isoform X2 gives MWLFSRDPVRDFPFELGPPDADPEAEPLPDPAAPAPLWRLLRGRRKADGAPVSVFAHSLGPGVDPGATALARAGLKRLRSLRHPNILGYLDSLETALAFLGVSGLVHHALGLDAVFVDPGGEWKLGGLERVAATSEGTPTRPPSDPPRPQDPPELSDPSRGKGDPWAGDMWRLGCLIWEVFNGPLPRPGALRSFGKLPPGLIPPFSELVAADPGARPGPGPLLEQLQRPGAFLACALVRTGLFLEHFQVRDPSERRTFLQELPPLLESLPGPFRRHKLLPRLLEALELGSADASALPPLLQVAKVLDPPEYQERIVPVLVRLFSSPERGLRLRLLQLLEEYIEFLPEATVDSQIFPHVAHGFLDSNPAIREQTVKSMVLLAPKLGEGRRGGELPRLLLRVQGGDALGPLRCNATLCLGRLAPHLPAQTRRRVLAPALARATRDPFPPARAAAVAAFAATHGFYAPPEVAARVLPPLCALTVDPHPGVRQQAFRAIRSFLEQLEAAAEAGGVQEGDTPSTAAVPGGGAGGLGAAVSWAVTGVTSLTARLMGGEGGAAPAQPPPTLGPPQSPAESPAPPPKEPPSEETPPEEPPLEDADGWDDDWGSLEDMELPRSPPASSPEELGTPPQPPTPTEPPPSAPPPAGGGDEGEGGWGVGGEWGTEDAWEALPSQHGPPPGRRQREQQRRRELEAKRRAGPRGPQKLGARKLD, from the exons atGTGGCTCTTCTCCCGGGACCCGGTGCGGGACTTCCCCTTCGAGCTGGGCCCGCCCGATGCGGATCCCGAGGCGGAGCCGCTCCCGGACccagcggccccggccccgctctgGCGGCTGCTGCGGGGCCGTCGCAAG GCCGATGGCGCTCCGGTGTCGGTGTTTGCCCACAGCCTGGGCCCGGGGGTGGATCCCGGTGCCACCGCGCTGGCCCGGGCGGGGCTGAAGCGGCTCCGCAGCCTCCGGCACCCCAACATCCTGGGCTACCTGGACAGCCTGGAG ACGGCGCTGGCGTTCCTGGGGGTCTCGGGGCTCGTTCACCACGCGCTGGGACTCGACGCCGTCTTCGTGGACCCCGGGGGCGAGTGGAAGCTGGGGGGGCTCGAGAGGGTGGCGGCCACCAGTGAGGGGACCCCCACCCGCCCCCCCAGTGACCCCCCCCGGCCCCAGGACCCCCCCGAGCTCAGCGACCCCTCCCGAGGGAAGGGGGACCCCTG ggcaggggacatGTGGCGCCTGGGCTGCCTCATCTGGGAGGTCTTCAATGGACCCCTCCCCCGGCCGGGGGCTCTGCGCAGCTTTGGCAAG ctgccccccgGGCTCATCCCGCCCTTCTCGGAGCTGGTGGCAGCGGATCCGGGGGCCCGGCCAGGCCCGGGGCcgctcctggagcagctgcagcgcCCTGGAGCCTTCCTGGCCTGTGCCCTGGTGCGCACTGGGCTCTTCCTCGAGCACTTCCAG GTCCGGGACCCCTCGGAGCGCCGGacattcctgcaggagctgccccctcTCCTGGAGTCCCTCCCGGGGCCCTTCCGGAGGCACAAACTGCTCCCGAGGCTGCTCgaggccctggagctgggcagtgccGATGCCAGCGCCCTGCCccccctgctgcag gTGGCGAAGGTCCTGGACCCCCCCGAGTACCAGGAGCGAATCGTCCCCGTCCTCGTCCGGCTCTTCTCGTCCCCTGAGCGGGGCCTGCGCCTGCgcctgctgcagctg ctcGAGGAGTACATTGAGTTCCTGCCTGAGGCCACGGTGGattcccaaattttcccccaCGTTGCCCACGGGTTCCTGGACTCCAACCCGGCCATCCGCGAGCAGACGGTCAAG tCCATGGTGCTGCTGGCGCCCAAGCTGGGGGAGGGGCGCAGGGGGGGGGAGCTGCCCCGGCTGCTGCTGCGGGTGCAGGGGGGGGACGCGCTGGGACCCCTGCGCTGCAACGCCACGCTGTGCCTGGGGCGCCTGGCCCCCCACCTGCCCGCCCAG aCCCGCCGGCGGGTTTTGGCCCCCGCCCTGGCCAGGGCCACCCGGGATCCCTTCCCCCCGGCCCGGGCCGCGGCCGTCGCCGCCTTCGCCGCCACCCACGGCTTCTACGCCCCCCCCGAGGTGGCGGCCCGGGTGCTGCCCCCCCTGTGCGCCCTCACCGTGGACCCCCACCCCGGGGTTCGGCAGCAG GCGTTCCGGGCCATTCGCAgcttcctggagcagctggaggcagcGGCCGAGGCCGGGGGGGTCCAGGAGGGCG acacccccagcacagccGCCGTGCcgggggggggcgcgggggggctgggggcagccgTGTCCTGGGCTGTCACCGGTGTCACCTCCCTGACCGCCCGGCTGATGGGGGGCGAGGGGGGGGcggctcctgcacagccccccCCCACGCTGGGACCCCCACAGAGCCCGGCCGAGAGCCCTGCGCCCCCCCCAAAAG AGCCCCCCAGCGAGGAGACGCCCCCCGAGGAGCCCCCCCTGGAAGACGCCGATGGGTGGGATGATGATTGGGGGAGTCTGGAG gaCATGGAGCTGCCTCGGAGCCCCCCCGCCAGCAGCCCAGAGGAATTGGGGAcccccccgcagccccccaCCCCCACAGAGCCCCCCCCCAGCGCCCCTCCCCCAGCCGGGGGGGGTGATGAGGGTgagggggggtggggggtggggggcGAGTGGGGCACTGAGGACGCCTGGGAGGCGCTGCCCAGCCAGCACG GGCCCCCCCCGGGCCGGCGGCAGCGGGAGCAGCAGCGGCGCCGGGAGCTCGAGGCCAAGCGCCGGGCGGGTCCCCGGGGCCCCCAAAAACTGGGGGCTCGGAAACTCGActga
- the SCYL1 gene encoding N-terminal kinase-like protein isoform X1 encodes MWLFSRDPVRDFPFELGPPDADPEAEPLPDPAAPAPLWRLLRGRRKADGAPVSVFAHSLGPGVDPGATALARAGLKRLRSLRHPNILGYLDSLETEQCLYLVTEAVTPLRRHLRLHPPSGDSGEQEVAWGLQRLLTALAFLGVSGLVHHALGLDAVFVDPGGEWKLGGLERVAATSEGTPTRPPSDPPRPQDPPELSDPSRGKGDPWAGDMWRLGCLIWEVFNGPLPRPGALRSFGKLPPGLIPPFSELVAADPGARPGPGPLLEQLQRPGAFLACALVRTGLFLEHFQVRDPSERRTFLQELPPLLESLPGPFRRHKLLPRLLEALELGSADASALPPLLQVAKVLDPPEYQERIVPVLVRLFSSPERGLRLRLLQLLEEYIEFLPEATVDSQIFPHVAHGFLDSNPAIREQTVKSMVLLAPKLGEGRRGGELPRLLLRVQGGDALGPLRCNATLCLGRLAPHLPAQTRRRVLAPALARATRDPFPPARAAAVAAFAATHGFYAPPEVAARVLPPLCALTVDPHPGVRQQAFRAIRSFLEQLEAAAEAGGVQEGDTPSTAAVPGGGAGGLGAAVSWAVTGVTSLTARLMGGEGGAAPAQPPPTLGPPQSPAESPAPPPKEPPSEETPPEEPPLEDADGWDDDWGSLEDMELPRSPPASSPEELGTPPQPPTPTEPPPSAPPPAGGGDEGEGGWGVGGEWGTEDAWEALPSQHGPPPGRRQREQQRRRELEAKRRAGPRGPQKLGARKLD; translated from the exons atGTGGCTCTTCTCCCGGGACCCGGTGCGGGACTTCCCCTTCGAGCTGGGCCCGCCCGATGCGGATCCCGAGGCGGAGCCGCTCCCGGACccagcggccccggccccgctctgGCGGCTGCTGCGGGGCCGTCGCAAG GCCGATGGCGCTCCGGTGTCGGTGTTTGCCCACAGCCTGGGCCCGGGGGTGGATCCCGGTGCCACCGCGCTGGCCCGGGCGGGGCTGAAGCGGCTCCGCAGCCTCCGGCACCCCAACATCCTGGGCTACCTGGACAGCCTGGAG ACGGAGCAGTGCCTGTACCTGGTGACAGAGGCTGTGACCCCCCTGCGGCGGCACCTGAGGCTGCACCCCCCGAGCGGGGACTCGGGCGAGCAGGAGGtggcctgggggctgcagcGGCTGCTG ACGGCGCTGGCGTTCCTGGGGGTCTCGGGGCTCGTTCACCACGCGCTGGGACTCGACGCCGTCTTCGTGGACCCCGGGGGCGAGTGGAAGCTGGGGGGGCTCGAGAGGGTGGCGGCCACCAGTGAGGGGACCCCCACCCGCCCCCCCAGTGACCCCCCCCGGCCCCAGGACCCCCCCGAGCTCAGCGACCCCTCCCGAGGGAAGGGGGACCCCTG ggcaggggacatGTGGCGCCTGGGCTGCCTCATCTGGGAGGTCTTCAATGGACCCCTCCCCCGGCCGGGGGCTCTGCGCAGCTTTGGCAAG ctgccccccgGGCTCATCCCGCCCTTCTCGGAGCTGGTGGCAGCGGATCCGGGGGCCCGGCCAGGCCCGGGGCcgctcctggagcagctgcagcgcCCTGGAGCCTTCCTGGCCTGTGCCCTGGTGCGCACTGGGCTCTTCCTCGAGCACTTCCAG GTCCGGGACCCCTCGGAGCGCCGGacattcctgcaggagctgccccctcTCCTGGAGTCCCTCCCGGGGCCCTTCCGGAGGCACAAACTGCTCCCGAGGCTGCTCgaggccctggagctgggcagtgccGATGCCAGCGCCCTGCCccccctgctgcag gTGGCGAAGGTCCTGGACCCCCCCGAGTACCAGGAGCGAATCGTCCCCGTCCTCGTCCGGCTCTTCTCGTCCCCTGAGCGGGGCCTGCGCCTGCgcctgctgcagctg ctcGAGGAGTACATTGAGTTCCTGCCTGAGGCCACGGTGGattcccaaattttcccccaCGTTGCCCACGGGTTCCTGGACTCCAACCCGGCCATCCGCGAGCAGACGGTCAAG tCCATGGTGCTGCTGGCGCCCAAGCTGGGGGAGGGGCGCAGGGGGGGGGAGCTGCCCCGGCTGCTGCTGCGGGTGCAGGGGGGGGACGCGCTGGGACCCCTGCGCTGCAACGCCACGCTGTGCCTGGGGCGCCTGGCCCCCCACCTGCCCGCCCAG aCCCGCCGGCGGGTTTTGGCCCCCGCCCTGGCCAGGGCCACCCGGGATCCCTTCCCCCCGGCCCGGGCCGCGGCCGTCGCCGCCTTCGCCGCCACCCACGGCTTCTACGCCCCCCCCGAGGTGGCGGCCCGGGTGCTGCCCCCCCTGTGCGCCCTCACCGTGGACCCCCACCCCGGGGTTCGGCAGCAG GCGTTCCGGGCCATTCGCAgcttcctggagcagctggaggcagcGGCCGAGGCCGGGGGGGTCCAGGAGGGCG acacccccagcacagccGCCGTGCcgggggggggcgcgggggggctgggggcagccgTGTCCTGGGCTGTCACCGGTGTCACCTCCCTGACCGCCCGGCTGATGGGGGGCGAGGGGGGGGcggctcctgcacagccccccCCCACGCTGGGACCCCCACAGAGCCCGGCCGAGAGCCCTGCGCCCCCCCCAAAAG AGCCCCCCAGCGAGGAGACGCCCCCCGAGGAGCCCCCCCTGGAAGACGCCGATGGGTGGGATGATGATTGGGGGAGTCTGGAG gaCATGGAGCTGCCTCGGAGCCCCCCCGCCAGCAGCCCAGAGGAATTGGGGAcccccccgcagccccccaCCCCCACAGAGCCCCCCCCCAGCGCCCCTCCCCCAGCCGGGGGGGGTGATGAGGGTgagggggggtggggggtggggggcGAGTGGGGCACTGAGGACGCCTGGGAGGCGCTGCCCAGCCAGCACG GGCCCCCCCCGGGCCGGCGGCAGCGGGAGCAGCAGCGGCGCCGGGAGCTCGAGGCCAAGCGCCGGGCGGGTCCCCGGGGCCCCCAAAAACTGGGGGCTCGGAAACTCGActga
- the TRPT1 gene encoding tRNA 2'-phosphotransferase 1 has product MAGGEGASAAQRRRRRKEEDPGVRLSKALSYVLRHGAEAEGLPMGPDGFVEVGALLRLRRFAGVSESDVRRVVAADPKGRFTLRPDPLRVRANQGHSLPVPDLELTPLRTPEALPPTLAHGTRRRLWGPIRAGGLRPMGRQHLHLAGGLPGDPGVRSGMRSDSEIAIIIDGPRALADGIPFFRSVNGVILTPGDAQGRIPPKYFLRVLQLRPHRCELPLDGPWDEGGGETPG; this is encoded by the exons ATGGCAGGCGGGGAGGGCGCGAGCGCCGcccagcggcggcggcggcggaaggaggag GACCCCGGGGTGCGGCTGTCCAAGGCCCTGAGCTACGTCCTGCGCCACGGGGCCGAGGCCGAGGGGCTGCCCATGGGCCCGG ATGGATTTGTTGAGGTGGGGGCTCTGCTGCGGCTGCGGCGCTTCGCGGGGGTCTCGGAGAGCGACGTGCGCAGGGTGGTGGCCGCTGACCCCAAGGGTCGCTTCACCCTCCGGCCGGACCCCCTGAGGGTCAGGGCCAACCAGGGGCACTCCCTGCCG GTGCCGGATCTGGAGCTGACCCCCCTGCGCACCCCCGAGGCGCTGCCCCCGACCCTCGCCCACGGCACCCGGCGCCGCCTGTGGGGCCCGATCCGGGCGGGGGGGCTGCGCCCCATGGGGCGGCAACACCTGCACCTGGCGGGGGGCCTGCCGGGGGACCCCGGCGTGCGCAGCG GGATGAGGTCGGACTCAGAGATCGCCATCATCATCGACGGCCCCCGGGCGCTGGCGG ACGGGATCCCCTTTTTCCGCTCGGTCAATGGCGTGATCCTGACGCCGGGGGACGCCCAGGGCCGGATCCCCCCCAAATATTTCCTGCGTGTTCTGCAGCTGCGGCCGCACC ggtGTGAACTGCCCCTGGACGGACCCTGGGACGAGGGAGGGGGAGAGACCCCCGgatga